From Paenibacillus graminis:
CTGCTTAAGCAGCGCCATCTGATTCACTTACAGCGGCAGGTCCCGCCGCCGGAAGATCTGGATGCCTGCGGCAAAAGCCGCAAGGCCGATCAGCAGCAGCCAGAGACAAATCTGCGTAACTTCGGCTGTGCCCTGCACAATATGGGCGGGGCGGTAGAAGCTGAACAGGGTGAAGTAGCGCAGCACGTCGAGCTTGCCGCTGATTTTGCCTAGCAGGTCGAGTGTGAAGAAGCCGAAAGTGACCACGCCGGAGATTCCAAGTGCCTTCTTCTCGTCATTGCAGGCGCAGGAGATCAGAAAGCACAGTCCGCCAATAGCAAAAAACAACAGAAAGGCCACTGTATTCAGCTGGGTGAAGCGGCCCATGTCGAATTCATATTTGGTGCCGAGAAACCAGCTTTTTCCGGCAAACCCCGACAGCAGGGTAACCGCCAATATAATGAAGAGAGAGGTGACCAGCACCATGCCTTGCGTGAAGGCCACCTTGCGGCGCGTGGTCGGAGTGGCCAGCAGATAGGCCATGGACCCCCGGTCCACAAGCCGGGCGATTAGCTGGGTGGAGAGCTGTACGGAGACGATGGACAGGATCAGAACCAGAATAAGCCCGTAATATTCCCCGGAGATAAAAGCCTCGGCGCTTGCGAAGCCGCTGTTCAGCCCGAACGCATTGCCTACGCCTTCCGGCATTGCCTTGACCAGTTCATCTATGGCTGCTGTACTGCCGCCCAGACCGGGATACAGCCAGAT
This genomic window contains:
- a CDS encoding ABC transporter permease subunit, giving the protein MNFSLYKEMMRVNLKGILNYAMGSAFYMLFMIWLYPGLGGSTAAIDELVKAMPEGVGNAFGLNSGFASAEAFISGEYYGLILVLILSIVSVQLSTQLIARLVDRGSMAYLLATPTTRRKVAFTQGMVLVTSLFIILAVTLLSGFAGKSWFLGTKYEFDMGRFTQLNTVAFLLFFAIGGLCFLISCACNDEKKALGISGVVTFGFFTLDLLGKISGKLDVLRYFTLFSFYRPAHIVQGTAEVTQICLWLLLIGLAAFAAGIQIFRRRDLPL